In the Helicobacter cetorum MIT 99-5656 genome, CCAAAATATAACAAAAGAGATTAACCAAGAAGTAGACAAGCTTATTGACCCATTCCAAAAAGATCTAAACCAGCAAAAAATAAACGCCACACAACAAGCAATTAAATCATGGGTTTTTGACTCTGTAAATTAAAAAAGCAATATAACCATTTTTTTAAAATGGTTTTTTTGCTTTAATAAGAAATATTTTTTTAAAGGCAGGATAATGGATAAAGAGCTACAAAAAAAGAAATAGAACTAGAAGCCCTAGAGAAAGAAATAGAACAGGTTGCTAATAGCTATGAGAACGATTTTGCAGAGTATATGGCAGAACATACCGATGAAAAGCTAGAGAACCTATTTTTTGAAAGTAAGGTGGATTTTTATAAATATGTTTTGACAAGCCAAAACAATTACTTAAAAGAACGCCTAACAGACAAAGTGGATAAAGCCAAAAGCCTAAGCGAAGAAATACACACTTCAAAGAAAAAGCAAGAAGTAGAAACCGCTAAAGCCGAGTTTTTAAAAAAACATCCGGACGCAGACATGGAGGATTTAATAGAATTTTATAACAATGAAATCCCACCTAAATATAAGAAAGAAATTGACACCTTAGAAGGCGAGGCGTTTTTTGAAGCGATTTTAACCCTCTTTGAAGCTACACAAGAGCCAGCGCAACAAGACAAACAGCCACAAAAAGAACAGCCCCTTCCTAAAGAGCTACAAGGAAACGGCGTAGCCAGCACAAACAGCGCATTAAATAGTAGCGTTGTTAATAGATATTAAGAAAGGATAAAACATGTTAAATTTAAATCAAGTAGATTTTAATAACATTTCAAGTAACCCACAAATCGGTAGAGAAGTTGCATTACAAATTGAAAATGCGAGTTGGAAAAAATCATTATTTGAAAGCATTACAGGAAAGGGCGAAGACAGAGCGATTCGAACCTATACCACAAAAACGCAGAACCCCTTTGTGCCTAGATTAAAAACACCGCTAATGGGTAGGGGCGTGGTAGGTAATACTGATTTTATAGCTAATTTAGATAATTTAGAGATACTAAGTCAAACCATTTACCCCGAAGCGTTTGGAAATAGTGCGAAGTCAAAAATTAAGGCTTATGAAGATTTAGAGAATACTGACTTTATCAAAGAAACATGCGACAGCTTGTCAAACTGGATGGGGCTTGAAAGAGATAAACGAATCATCGCAGCCATGACTAATGATTTCTCAAATGTGCTTTACACGCCTCAAATGAATGTGGCAACGATTAGAAAGGCGATTTTTAACGCAAGGAACGGACTAAAAGCAGACGGCACAAAGACCTTCCCTATTAAGCCGATTATGGCAAGCATGGAAGATGCAGGTAAGGGGGTTATAGCACAAAATAGCTCCTATATCGTGCTACTAGATAGCTATCAAGCCTCACAGCTAAAAGCCGACCCAGAGTTTAAAGACATTCAAAAGATTTACGCCTATGCAGGGCTAGACAGAGGGCTATTATATAAGGGCTTTTGTGGCGTGATAGATAATTGCGTGATAATTGATGCAGGCATTTGGACCTCTTTAAATAGTGGCATGCCCAATTCTACTATTGATGCGAAAGAGTTTAGCTCTTATATCAATAAGGCTAATGTAGAAAGCATTGTAACGCCATCTGATTTGAAAGCGACATTAAAAACAAAGAATGCAACAGAGATGGGCGAGAGTGAAATATCTATCGGTTGCTTAATCGGAGCTAGTAGTGTGCTAATGGCACACAGCCCAGAGATTACTTTTTACATAGATGAAAATCAAGATGCAGGGCGTAAGTCATTAGTTGGAATTGATTGTATTATGGGCGTTAGTAAGGCAAGGTTTGTAGGAAATGGCAATGCGGCTAATAACCTTTACAATAACCAAGACTTCAGCGTTATCGGTTTAGTAACTAATATGCAAGAGCCAAGCAAAGCAGCGGCTAAAAAATAAAGGAGCAAGACATGAAGCAATTAGTAAGAAATGTTAGCTATATGGTAGAAAGTAGATTTTTTTTAAATAAGCCAACAATTGAATTAGCAGCTATACCGCAAGGGGCGGTTATAGTTAAGTGTAATGTAGAAATAATTACGCCTTTAGAGAGTGGCACAACGACATTAAGCGTGGGTATTAAAGGAAGCGATGCGTTATTTTTAAACGGCATTAAGGTTTTAAAAACAGACCCAAAATACTCACAATTTAATGAAAGTAATGTTCTATATGAGATGCCTACCACGCAGACCATAAACGCAAACATTACAAATCCAGATGCAACTAACAAAGCCGAGGCTATTTTAAGGGTTTGTTATTTCTTACCTTCAAAAATTCAAGTGGAGTATGATTAAAAAGACTTAAACGGCTTTGAATAAGAAAGGAAAGAGAGATGGATAATCAAGTCATTATTCTTGCACTTTGCTTTTTTATGGCATGTTTAACATGGCATTTATATTTTTAAAGGGTTTTAAATGGAATTTGATATTAAAAGCATTTACACACAGCCAACTCTCTATAATACAAGCGACTTTTTTAACAAACCTTTATTACAACAGCAAACGCCCCTTACAACTCAAATAAAAAACCAGCCCATGCTAACTAGCATGAACGCCCCACAATTAGAGACCCCTAATCAAGAGGGCGGTTTTAAAGGCTTTATGAATAGCATCGGCGGTTATGGCGGGGCGGGCATGCTTTTAGGTGGTGTAACAGGGCTTGTCGGTTTAGGAGTGGATTTAGCTAATTTTTTTGAGAACAGAAAGCAAGCTAAAAAAAGCATGCAGATGGCAGAACAGCAATACCAAAAAGAGAACGAACGCTATGAAAAGCGAGAAGCCGAAAGGCTAAAAAACCAGCAAGACATAGAAGTAGCAGCTAAAAAATACATCCCATTTACTAGCCCAGTAAACAGACAATAAAAGGAAAAAGCAATGGCTAACTATTACCCAGATATAACAGCAGGCAGAGGGGGTCTAGCGCTTTATAATGAAAGTTTAAATCATTTTAGAAACTTAAACGCTAATTTAAGCAACTCTATCGCTAATCTAAGTCAAAGCATAAGCAATTCGGGCGCTTTTATTGATAACGCTAAACTAAAACAAGATGCCCTAAATTATCAAAAACAACAAGACGCATTAAAAGCCTTCAAAGAAGAAAGGGCTTATAACGATGCCTTGAATTTACAAAATAAGCAGATGGAGTTTGCTAAAAATAGACAAGCCTTTGACAATTTAAAAACCCAAGCTCTAGTGAATAACTACAACGCCAGCACACAAGCATCTAATCTACAAAACAGAGTTAATCAATTAGAGGTCAAGCGTTATGAGGAACTACTTAAACCATTAGCTAAAGTAAGCCCCACTAATAAAGACACAAAGCCTTCGCTATTGATACCTACTAATAGAATGTAAATGGCTATTTATTTAAACGCTTTTAAATTTTTAGCGCCTTATATTGTAGCTCTTGTTTTGTTTTTTATGGTTTTACATTTAAAAACGCACAACGCTATTTTAAAAGAAAAGCTATCGCAAACTAATGCCACAATAAAACTCCAAAATGACAGCATAGAAAAATTAAAACAATCAAGGCAAGAATACCTAAAAACAAAACAAAAAACCATTATTAAAATACAAGATAAATATATTAAAATACCTATAAATAACAGCACATGCGAAAAAGAGTTAAAAAGCTTCAAGGATATTTTAGGGGCGTTTTAGGAGTTATTGACAATTTGTAGCTAATTAGCTACAATACATTATGATAATCAAGCAAACTAAAATTTTTAATGAATGGTTAGAGAATTTAAAGGATAAGAAGGGTGCTGTTATCATAAAACGGCGTTTGATTAAAATTGAAACATCAAATGCGTTAGGCGATTTTAAAGCTTTAGGTTCTAATCTTTTTGAGTTAAGATTTTTTATAGGAGCTGGTTATAGAGTGTATTTCACTTTTAGGGGGAGTGAGATTATCTTACTTTTAGCAGGTGGGGATAAAAGCACGCAGCAAAGAGATATACAAAAAGCAAGAGAAATTTTAAAGGGGTTTCTTAATGGATAACTTAGAATTATGCGATTTTGATAGCGCTGAACTCTTTAAAAATAGAGAGGATATAGTAGAATTTTTAGGAGAGATTACGAACGATTTTAACACGCATGAGTTTTTAAACGCTTTAGAGAGTATCGTGCGTTCTGTGGGCTTTGCTAAAGTTTCGCAATTAAGCGGATTAAATAGAGAGAGTTTGTATAAGTCTCTCAAAAAACACAAAAAACCTAGATTTGAAACCATTATCGCCATTTTAGATGCTTTAAATCTTGGCATTTCTATTGTGCAAAAAAATTCTAAAGTTTTAAAGCCGTTAGATAGGTCTTAAAAATCTTTGTTTTCAACATTAGCATTTGCTAGTGCCATGAGTTCGTTCATGTTTAGCTTAGTAAAATCTTTTTGTTGGCTATTTTCCTCTCTCACTTGTATTTGCTCTTTACCGAATAAAGACACGCCGGCATCAATAAATAGCTTTGATACTTTTTCTGCGGCGACAATTATGGCCGCCATGTCTTTTGGCTCATAGCTTCCTAGCTTTAACATCTTAATTAGCTCCCCCCTTGCTACAATGGCACAAAATAGAATCTGCTTTTTTATGTAAGCGGTATTCATAGCTTTTAGTAGCAATTCATCACTACTTGTTTCTACAATACACTCTAACACGATGGGGTCTAAATCTAAGCCTTCTAAACTCTCTCTTAAACTTTGTTTTACTTCATCTTTTTTTGTGTCTAAAAACAAACCGATATTTTTTTCAGTGATTTTATCTTTTAGGACTTCTTGCTCTACTTTGTCAAAGACTTTAGCCTCCTGCCAGTTGCCCTCTTTCGCCCACTTTTTAATAGTAGCTTCAGTTACATTAAACATGCCGCTTAATTCTCTAAAAGATATGTGGTGCGTTTCATAATAAGCACGCACACTATCCTTGTTGTTTTTAGCTTTCCATTCGCCTGCTTGTATCCATTTAATAAGAGTGTAACGGCTTATGTTAAATTTTTGCGCCACTTGTGCCTGTGATAAGCAATGGCTCTCATAAAATACTTGCACCTTTTTTCTAAAATCGCTTGTGTATTCTTTGCTTTTTTTGTATTCCATCTTATGCTCTCTAATGGTTTAAATAAATATGTTGAATCGGATTTTCTTTCAAAAGCTTTGCCTGCTCTTTTTCATAATTGATTAAATTTTGTAATTTAAGGGCGTTTAATTCTTCACATTGACATTGCATGAATACATTTTGAAGGGTTTTAATTTTGTTGATTTCTAGCAATGCCTGCAGATATAACTCAGCTTTTAATTCGGTTTGTTTTATTTTAGTTGTGTTTAGCTCTTGCTCTATTTGTGATTGTATTTTTTCCTCAGTCTTTTGTAAAAGCTCAGTTTCTATAGTAGAAATTTTAAGGGGGATTTGCTTAAATTCATCTTGTAGTTGGTTTTGCTGGTAGAGGGTAATCTCTTTTTTTAAAGCTTGACATTGTTTGTCTAGCTCTTGTTTTAAGAAGTCTTTTAAATTGTCTTGTGCGTTGTTAACGGCTTTTTGTTGTGTTGTTTGTAAGGTTTCATAAGTGCTTAAAAATTCTTGTATCTTGTTATACAAATTCATTAAAAACGCCTTTTTGTTTAGTATAGCATGTTTATTTGTTTATCACACTACACTAATACTAAACGCCCAAACGCTTTGCCCCCCCTTTTTTACCCCTATGATAATGCCCCCCTTTTTTTAAAGAGATAGATTAAAATTGTTGATAGTTTTATTTTGTGTTTTAATTTAGCTAAAAATCAAAAACATTTTTTAGAGTGATTAGAATTGTGTAAAAACGCTTGCATGCCGCACATATGCAAGCGCGAGTAATCTCTGTCGGCTGTGTTTTTTAGGTGTAGTATATGGTGCTAGAATGCCCTTGTATGCGTTGCTAGAGTGGTATTAAAAAATTTTAAAAGGACTTGACAAAATAAGCAAAAAAAAGCTAAAATTCAAGCGTTCTTTTTAAAAGTGTTGTTAAGTGAGACAAGCAAACAAAACTAAAAACGCCTTATTTAGGCATCTTTGTTGGGTTTGTATGGGTGAGTAAATTTATATGATAAACTTTACAAAACAAAATAACACTTCAAAGATTAAGGCAATATTTTAAATAATGGCAAATGAACGCTCAAAATTAGCTTTTAAAAAAACTTTTCCTATCCTAAAACGCTTCATGCAGTCCAAAGACTTAGCCCTTGTCGTTTTTGTGATTGCGATTTTAGCGATTATTATCGTGCCACTACCGCCTTTTTTACTGGACTTTTTGCTCACCATTTCCATCGCTCTATCAGTATTAATCATTTTAATTGGACTTTATATTGATAAGCCTACGGATTTTAGTGCCTTTCCTACTTTGCTACTCATTGTAACCTTGTATCGCCTAGCTTTAAATGTCGCAACCACTAGAATGATTTTAACACAAGGCTATAAGGGGCCTAGTGCAGTAAGTGATATTATCACGGCATTTGGGGAATTTACCGTTAGCGGAAATTATGTTATTGGAGCCATTATTTTTAGTATTTTGGTGCTAGTGAATTTATTAGTCGTTACTAATGGTTCTACTAGGGTTACTGAAGTAAGAGCTAGATTTGCCCTAGATGCTATGCCAGGAAAGCAAATGGCCATTGATGCGGATTTAAACTCAGGGCTTATTGATGATAAGGAAGCTAAAAAGCGACGCTCTGCTCTAAGTCAAGAAGCGGATTTTTATGGTGCGATGGATGGTGCTTCCAAATTTGTTAAAGGTGATGCGATTGCTTCTATTGTCATTACACTCATTAATATCATTGGGGGCTTTTTAGTGGGCGTGTTTCAAAGAGATATGAGCATGAGTTTTAGTGCCAGCACCTTTACCATTCTAACCATTGGTGATGGGCTAGTAGGACAAATTCCTGCACTCATTATTGCTACAGCTACCGGTATTGTCGCCACTCGCACCACACAAAACGAAGAAGAAGATTTTGCATCCAAACTTATCACCCAGCTCACTAACAAAAGCAAAACTTTAGTGATTGTTGGAGCGATACTCTTACTTTTTGCGACCATTCCTGGACTTCCTAGCTTTTCTTTAGCATTTGTAGGAGCGTTATTTTTATTTGTTGCATGGCTTATTAGTAGAGAGGGAAAAGATGGCTTACTTACTAAATTTGAAAACTATTTAAGCAAAAAACTAGGCGTTGATTTTAATCCAAAATCTCCTAGCACTAAAACACAAGCCCACACCCCTACAACTAGCAAAACTAAAAGTCAAGAAGAGATTAAAAGAGAAGAAGAACAAGCCATTGATGAAGTGTTAAAAATTGAATTTTTAGAACTCGCCTTAGGCTATCAGCTCATCAGCCTAGCTGATATGAAACAAGGTGGGGATTTGCTAGAAAGAATTAGGGGTATTAGAAAAAAGATTGCAAGCGATTATGGTTTCTTAATGCCCCAAATTAGAATTAGAGACAATTTACAACTTCCCCCAACGCATTATGAAATCAAGCTTAAAGGCATAGTGATTGGCGATGGAATGGTTATGCCAGACAAATTTTTAGCCATGAATACCGGTTTTGTGAGTAAAGAAGTTGAAGGTATTCCTACCAAAGAGCCAGCCTTTGGCATGGACGCTTTATGGATTGATGCCAAAGATAAAGAAGAAGCTATTATTCAAGGCTATACCATCATTGACCCTAGCACAGTTATTGCTACTCATACCAGCGAATTAGTAAAAAAATACGCTGAAGATTTCATTACCAAAGATGAAGTTAAATCGCTCTTAGAACGCTTAGCCAAAGACTATCCTACTATCGTAGAAGAAAGTAAGAAAATCCCCACCGGTGCGATTCGCTCAGTATTGCAAGCCCTATTGCATGAAAAAATTCCTATCAAGGACATGCTCACTATTTTAGAAACCATTACCGATATAGCCCCCTTAGTGCAAAATGATGTGAATATCCTAACCGAACAAGTTAGAGCAAGGCTTTCTAGGGTGGTTACTAACGCCTTTAAATCCGAAGATGGCTGTTTGAAATTCTTAACTTTTTCTACAGAAACTGAGCAATTTTTGCTTAATAAATTGCGTGAGCAAGGCTCTTCTAAGAGCTTATTATTAAATGTAAGCGAATTGCAAAAACTCATTGAAATCGTTTCTGAGGAGTCTATGAAAGTCTTACAAAAAGGCATTGCTCCAGTTATTTTGATTGTAGAACCCAACTTAAGAAAAGCCCTTTCTAGTCAAATGGAACAAGCTAGAATTGATGTCATAATCCTAAGCCATGCTGAATTAGACCCTAACTCTAACTTTGAAGCCTTAGGCACAATACACATTAACTTTTAATCATATTTAAGGAAAATTATGCAAGTTTATCACCTTTCACACATTGATTTAGACGGCTATGCATGCCAGCTCATTTCAAAACAATTTTTTACAAAAATTCAATGCTATAACGCTAATTATGGGCGTGAAGTCTTAGCACGAATCTATGAAATTTTAAATGCAATCGCTCAATCTAATGAAACAAAAATCCTTATTTTAATTAGCGATTTGAATTTAAGCTTGAACGAAGCACAATATTTGCAAGATAAGGTTCAAGAATACCGCTTGCAAAATAAAGACATTCAAATCCAACTACTAGACCACCATATTAGCGGTAAAGAAGTGGCGGAGAGTTTTCACTGGTATTTACTAGATGCAAGCAAAAGTGCGACCAAAATCACTTATGAATTTTTAAAACAACACTACGCTATCCTAGAGCCTAGCCATATTGCCTGGCTAGATTTACTTGTAGAAATGGTCAATTCAATAGATATTTGGAATACGCAAGGTTATGGCTTTGAATTAGGAAAAGTTTGTATGCGTATGATTAGTCAAAGCACTGAGTTAAACCGCTTCATGTTTGATGATGAAAACCGCAACTACAAATTAAAGCTTTTAGAAGAAGTTAAAAACTATTTATTTTTAGAAAATAGCGCTGTGGCCTATGACAATGATTTATTTAAACTTAAAAAAATCGCTTTGGGGGGTAACCCTACCACAGAAACCATGGATAATATCTCTTCAAACGCACAAACACGCTTGCTTTCTCAAAAGAAAGAAGAATGTTATGTTTCTTACCAGGATAAAAAAGGGTTCTTAAGTTAT is a window encoding:
- a CDS encoding DUF4043 family protein, with amino-acid sequence MLNLNQVDFNNISSNPQIGREVALQIENASWKKSLFESITGKGEDRAIRTYTTKTQNPFVPRLKTPLMGRGVVGNTDFIANLDNLEILSQTIYPEAFGNSAKSKIKAYEDLENTDFIKETCDSLSNWMGLERDKRIIAAMTNDFSNVLYTPQMNVATIRKAIFNARNGLKADGTKTFPIKPIMASMEDAGKGVIAQNSSYIVLLDSYQASQLKADPEFKDIQKIYAYAGLDRGLLYKGFCGVIDNCVIIDAGIWTSLNSGMPNSTIDAKEFSSYINKANVESIVTPSDLKATLKTKNATEMGESEISIGCLIGASSVLMAHSPEITFYIDENQDAGRKSLVGIDCIMGVSKARFVGNGNAANNLYNNQDFSVIGLVTNMQEPSKAAAKK
- a CDS encoding type II toxin-antitoxin system RelE/ParE family toxin, translating into MIIKQTKIFNEWLENLKDKKGAVIIKRRLIKIETSNALGDFKALGSNLFELRFFIGAGYRVYFTFRGSEIILLLAGGDKSTQQRDIQKAREILKGFLNG
- a CDS encoding addiction module antidote protein, with amino-acid sequence MDNLELCDFDSAELFKNREDIVEFLGEITNDFNTHEFLNALESIVRSVGFAKVSQLSGLNRESLYKSLKKHKKPRFETIIAILDALNLGISIVQKNSKVLKPLDRS
- the flhA gene encoding flagellar biosynthesis protein FlhA, which translates into the protein MANERSKLAFKKTFPILKRFMQSKDLALVVFVIAILAIIIVPLPPFLLDFLLTISIALSVLIILIGLYIDKPTDFSAFPTLLLIVTLYRLALNVATTRMILTQGYKGPSAVSDIITAFGEFTVSGNYVIGAIIFSILVLVNLLVVTNGSTRVTEVRARFALDAMPGKQMAIDADLNSGLIDDKEAKKRRSALSQEADFYGAMDGASKFVKGDAIASIVITLINIIGGFLVGVFQRDMSMSFSASTFTILTIGDGLVGQIPALIIATATGIVATRTTQNEEEDFASKLITQLTNKSKTLVIVGAILLLFATIPGLPSFSLAFVGALFLFVAWLISREGKDGLLTKFENYLSKKLGVDFNPKSPSTKTQAHTPTTSKTKSQEEIKREEEQAIDEVLKIEFLELALGYQLISLADMKQGGDLLERIRGIRKKIASDYGFLMPQIRIRDNLQLPPTHYEIKLKGIVIGDGMVMPDKFLAMNTGFVSKEVEGIPTKEPAFGMDALWIDAKDKEEAIIQGYTIIDPSTVIATHTSELVKKYAEDFITKDEVKSLLERLAKDYPTIVEESKKIPTGAIRSVLQALLHEKIPIKDMLTILETITDIAPLVQNDVNILTEQVRARLSRVVTNAFKSEDGCLKFLTFSTETEQFLLNKLREQGSSKSLLLNVSELQKLIEIVSEESMKVLQKGIAPVILIVEPNLRKALSSQMEQARIDVIILSHAELDPNSNFEALGTIHINF
- a CDS encoding DHH family phosphoesterase; translation: MQVYHLSHIDLDGYACQLISKQFFTKIQCYNANYGREVLARIYEILNAIAQSNETKILILISDLNLSLNEAQYLQDKVQEYRLQNKDIQIQLLDHHISGKEVAESFHWYLLDASKSATKITYEFLKQHYAILEPSHIAWLDLLVEMVNSIDIWNTQGYGFELGKVCMRMISQSTELNRFMFDDENRNYKLKLLEEVKNYLFLENSAVAYDNDLFKLKKIALGGNPTTETMDNISSNAQTRLLSQKKEECYVSYQDKKGFLSYSMGGISVLANLFLVQNPEFDFYIDVNPKGNVSLRANGNCDVSELSQVCFNGGGHKNASGGKIERFRESFNYADIKEQVEEILNNTQ